Proteins found in one Bremerella volcania genomic segment:
- a CDS encoding HpcH/HpaI aldolase family protein yields MRHNPVKAKLKAGEPTFGTWLSLGDLYASRVLARMSWDWLTLDIEHSAIDWSQAAMIFGAVADAGSVPLARIPDHDHTTIKRTLDAGAWGIVAPMVDTVEQAQQVIAAAKYPPQGNRSVGGGMHAMNFDATAGDYYRQANDEILVILQTESPLGVENAEAIYALPGCDGIFIGPNDLRAQMRTSDGADPTPEAHEEMIQRVIAAGKKVGTPTGMHTMEPEEALKRASEGMQFLAIGSDLRMMTVKAQESLKVLRPDGDQRDLARY; encoded by the coding sequence ATGCGTCACAATCCTGTCAAAGCGAAACTAAAAGCAGGCGAGCCCACCTTCGGAACATGGTTGTCGCTGGGCGATCTGTACGCCTCAAGGGTGCTGGCTCGGATGAGTTGGGATTGGCTGACATTGGATATTGAGCACTCCGCGATCGACTGGTCTCAGGCCGCCATGATCTTTGGCGCGGTGGCCGACGCCGGTAGCGTGCCGCTAGCCAGGATTCCCGATCACGACCATACGACGATCAAGCGAACGCTCGACGCCGGTGCCTGGGGAATCGTGGCCCCGATGGTCGATACGGTCGAACAGGCCCAGCAGGTGATCGCCGCGGCCAAATACCCACCGCAAGGCAATCGCAGCGTCGGCGGCGGCATGCACGCGATGAATTTTGATGCCACGGCCGGCGATTACTACCGCCAAGCGAACGATGAGATCCTGGTGATTCTGCAAACGGAAAGCCCCTTGGGCGTTGAGAACGCCGAGGCCATCTATGCCCTGCCCGGCTGCGACGGCATCTTCATCGGTCCCAACGATCTGCGAGCCCAGATGCGCACGTCGGATGGCGCCGACCCGACGCCGGAGGCACACGAAGAGATGATCCAACGCGTGATCGCCGCCGGAAAGAAGGTGGGCACACCGACCGGCATGCACACCATGGAGCCGGAGGAAGCACTAAAGCGGGCCAGCGAAGGGATGCAGTTTCTGGCGATCGGCAGTGATCTGCGAATGATGACGGTTAAAGCTCAAGAGTCGCTTAAGGTTTTGCGTCCCGATGGGGATCAACGAGACCTGGCTCGTTATTAA
- a CDS encoding ABC transporter ATP-binding protein — protein sequence MIKTVDLTKKYGDFFAIKGIELDLNQGDVFGFIGPNGAGKTTTMRIIATLLNPTWGEAYVCGNSIYTKPKEIRRLVGYMPDFFGVYDDMKVIEYLEFFAAAYRINGKERAKVCNEMLELVDLEFKRNAFANTLSRGQTQRLGLARVMLHNPQVLLLDEPASGLDPRARIQMRNLLKRLRDMGKTIIVSSHILPELADVCNKIGIIDRGVLEVNASVAEVMKQVKQKTTLLVAVTGDNDAAGKVLEQADIVESIESRVDHLLVTLKKEAEDYSDLPTMLIQAGHKITLFREEEINLESAFMALTKGMGQQVAAEPAK from the coding sequence ATGATCAAGACCGTCGACCTGACCAAAAAGTACGGCGATTTTTTCGCGATCAAAGGTATTGAACTCGATCTCAACCAGGGAGATGTGTTCGGTTTCATTGGTCCCAACGGTGCCGGTAAAACGACCACCATGCGGATCATCGCGACGCTGCTCAACCCAACCTGGGGCGAAGCCTACGTCTGCGGCAACTCGATCTATACCAAGCCGAAGGAAATCCGCCGACTGGTCGGTTACATGCCAGACTTCTTTGGCGTGTACGACGACATGAAGGTGATCGAGTACCTCGAGTTCTTCGCCGCCGCTTACCGTATCAACGGGAAAGAGCGGGCCAAGGTCTGCAACGAGATGCTCGAACTGGTCGACCTGGAATTCAAACGCAACGCGTTCGCCAACACCCTTTCGCGCGGTCAAACACAGCGTCTGGGCCTGGCTCGCGTGATGCTGCATAACCCTCAGGTTCTGCTGCTGGACGAACCGGCGAGTGGTTTGGACCCGCGTGCTCGTATTCAGATGCGGAACCTGCTCAAGCGTCTGCGCGACATGGGGAAAACGATCATCGTTTCCAGCCACATTCTGCCGGAACTGGCCGACGTCTGTAACAAGATCGGCATCATCGATCGCGGCGTGCTGGAAGTGAACGCATCGGTCGCCGAGGTGATGAAGCAGGTCAAACAGAAGACCACGCTGCTGGTCGCGGTGACGGGCGACAACGACGCCGCCGGTAAGGTCCTGGAACAAGCCGACATCGTTGAAAGCATCGAATCACGCGTCGATCACCTGCTGGTGACGCTAAAGAAAGAAGCGGAAGACTACAGCGACCTGCCGACGATGCTCATCCAGGCAGGGCACAAGATCACCCTGTTCCGCGAAGAGGAGATCAACCTCGAATCGGCATTTATGGCCCTCACCAAGGGGATGGGGCAACAGGTCGCGGCCGAGCCAGCTAAGTAG
- a CDS encoding SMI1/KNR4 family protein, giving the protein MTEADLERMETELGTALPSDYREILLHFPIRFDAGTADGFLWDDVEALIERNQEYRTTRNLWGTELKPLPEKYFFIGDDKAGWQHLIDTTSEPSMVYTMEYESIERIWPNLNAKKEHQSLSEWFHDYLKSLRDDGIDISAEEYPYEPGGGIAVLIIFVVLMTVIFVLVMLGIDSIFPFLPKPT; this is encoded by the coding sequence ATGACAGAGGCGGATCTCGAACGAATGGAAACGGAGTTGGGCACTGCGCTCCCCTCCGACTACCGCGAGATCCTCTTGCACTTTCCCATTCGATTTGACGCAGGCACGGCCGATGGCTTCTTATGGGATGACGTCGAGGCACTAATCGAGCGAAATCAGGAGTACCGAACCACACGCAACCTTTGGGGAACCGAACTCAAGCCGCTACCGGAGAAATATTTCTTCATTGGTGACGACAAAGCAGGCTGGCAGCATCTGATCGATACAACGAGTGAGCCCTCGATGGTTTACACCATGGAATACGAAAGTATCGAGCGCATCTGGCCCAACCTGAATGCTAAGAAAGAGCACCAGTCGCTCTCAGAGTGGTTTCACGATTATCTGAAAAGTCTGCGAGACGATGGTATCGACATATCGGCAGAAGAGTACCCTTACGAGCCTGGGGGAGGTATTGCCGTACTGATCATCTTCGTCGTTCTGATGACCGTAATCTTCGTTCTCGTCATGCTTGGGATAGATTCGATCTTCCCGTTTCTTCCCAAACCTACTTAG
- a CDS encoding MazG nucleotide pyrophosphohydrolase domain-containing protein has protein sequence MTSSDSCPPQTNSDDVGFRQLQKLIREMYYEKDESRGIEGTFMWLMEEVGELSSALRGGTHQERKEEFADVIAWLATIANVAGIDLAEALNEKYGSGCPGCGKFVCTCDDAEKP, from the coding sequence ATGACCTCTTCCGATAGCTGTCCCCCGCAAACCAACTCCGACGATGTTGGATTCCGCCAGCTGCAGAAGCTGATACGCGAGATGTACTACGAAAAGGATGAGTCTCGCGGCATCGAAGGAACGTTCATGTGGCTCATGGAAGAAGTGGGGGAGCTTTCCTCCGCACTTCGTGGGGGAACGCACCAGGAGCGGAAGGAGGAGTTCGCCGACGTGATCGCCTGGCTGGCCACGATCGCGAATGTCGCCGGAATCGATTTAGCCGAAGCTTTGAACGAAAAATATGGCAGCGGCTGCCCTGGCTGCGGAAAGTTCGTTTGTACCTGCGATGATGCCGAAAAACCGTAA
- a CDS encoding protein-L-isoaspartate(D-aspartate) O-methyltransferase has protein sequence MNRRTIWSAIVALVSLPLISTAQARDPYEAARNELVETAIIANGVKDPRVIASIRNTPRHEFVSANQRQQAYFDMALPIGEDQTISSPFIVAYMTESLDPKPTDKVLEIGTGSGYQAAVLSPLVKQVFSIEIKEPLGRKAARTLKRLNYDNVYTKVGDGYLGWPQYAPFDKIIVTCSPENVPKPLVDQLKEGGLMVIPVGERYQQTLVLFTKKDGKLEAQPLRPTLFVPMTGEAEARRKVKPDPANPRLENGDFEQKLSEDGSVPGWYYQRQLELVEDTSSPGGTQCLKLSNEDPGRVALVLQGLALDGRQVQRLKINGWVKTEGMGLGPDRTLAPMMVITFYDEQRRDLGKAALGPFIGSLDWHEVSKMVNVPPATREALFRVTNFGAVGTMYVDNLSIEASR, from the coding sequence ATGAATCGCCGGACGATCTGGTCCGCTATTGTTGCCCTGGTCTCGCTTCCGTTGATTTCGACGGCCCAGGCCCGTGATCCTTACGAGGCGGCTCGCAACGAGTTGGTGGAAACGGCGATCATTGCCAACGGCGTCAAAGATCCACGCGTCATCGCTTCGATTCGCAATACGCCGCGGCACGAGTTCGTCTCCGCCAATCAGCGCCAGCAGGCCTACTTCGACATGGCCTTGCCCATTGGCGAAGACCAAACGATTTCGTCGCCGTTCATCGTCGCTTACATGACCGAATCGCTCGACCCGAAACCTACGGACAAGGTACTGGAAATCGGTACTGGCAGCGGCTACCAGGCGGCGGTCCTCAGTCCGCTGGTGAAGCAGGTCTTCAGCATCGAAATCAAAGAACCCCTGGGACGCAAAGCGGCGCGCACGCTCAAGCGGCTCAACTACGACAACGTCTACACGAAAGTTGGCGACGGCTACTTAGGTTGGCCGCAGTACGCTCCGTTCGATAAGATCATCGTGACCTGTTCGCCCGAGAACGTCCCCAAACCATTGGTCGATCAGCTTAAGGAAGGGGGCCTGATGGTGATTCCCGTGGGCGAACGTTACCAACAGACGCTCGTTCTGTTCACCAAGAAAGATGGCAAGCTCGAAGCCCAACCGCTGCGGCCGACGCTGTTCGTGCCGATGACCGGCGAAGCGGAAGCACGCCGTAAGGTGAAGCCTGATCCGGCGAATCCACGTTTGGAAAATGGAGACTTCGAACAGAAGCTGTCCGAAGACGGCTCCGTCCCCGGCTGGTACTACCAGCGCCAACTGGAACTCGTCGAAGATACCAGTTCCCCAGGCGGCACGCAGTGCTTGAAGCTTTCTAACGAAGATCCGGGTCGTGTCGCGCTGGTTTTGCAAGGGCTGGCACTCGATGGCCGACAGGTTCAGCGACTAAAGATCAACGGATGGGTGAAGACCGAAGGGATGGGACTGGGCCCCGATCGGACTTTGGCCCCCATGATGGTGATTACTTTTTACGACGAACAACGCCGCGATCTGGGAAAAGCGGCTCTGGGCCCGTTCATCGGTTCGCTCGACTGGCACGAGGTCAGCAAGATGGTCAATGTGCCCCCAGCAACGCGTGAAGCCCTGTTTCGCGTGACCAATTTCGGGGCGGTGGGGACCATGTACGTCGATAACCTCTCGATCGAGGCCTCTCGTTAA